A single window of Nicotiana sylvestris chromosome 5, ASM39365v2, whole genome shotgun sequence DNA harbors:
- the LOC104227049 gene encoding ABC transporter F family member 5, with product MDLATTFLTGRANLLCPRVLSIPSNTSLKNSTCTTVFNNPRRKNLRISSKLQAVAVETAETEVKDDIESLFSNNSNEEIDYRRSNRQNTSGASSISSGVRLENVSKSYKGVTVLKDVSWEVKKGEKVGLVGVNGAGKTTQLRIISGLEEPDSGNVIKAKNNMKISFLSQEFEVESTRTVKEEFMSAFKEEMEVAERLEKVQKAIEKSVDDLELMGRLLDEFDLLQRRAQAVDLDVVDVKINKMMPELGFAPEDADRLVASFSSGWQMRMSLGKILLQDPDLLLLDEPTNHLDLDTIEWLEGYLNKQEVPMVIISHDRAFLDQLCTKIVETDMGVSRTYEGNYSDFIISRAEWIETQNAAWEKQQKEIEQTRGLISRLSAGANSGRASTAEKKLEKLQDQEQVDKPFIRKQMKIRFPERERSGRTVVNVKNLEFAYEDKVLFKNANLTIERGEKIAIIGPNGCGKSTFLKLIMGSLKPTRGEVVLGEHNVLPNYFEQNQAEALDLEKTVLETVAEAADDWRLDDIKGLLGRCNFKADMLDRKVSFLSGGEKARLAFCKFMVTPSTLLVLDEPTNHLDIPTKEMLEEAITEYKGTVITVSHDRYFIKQIVNRVLEVKDGTLHDYEGDYDYYLEKNLEARERELEREAEIEDKSPKAKAKSKMSKAEREARKKQKMLAFQAAKQKSKKSKNSKRWN from the exons ATGGACCTTGCTACCACTTTCCTCACGGGCAGAGCCAATCTTCTTTGCCCACGTGTCCTCTCAATACCGTCTAATACTTCTCTGAAGAACAGCACTTGTACTACTGTTTTCAATAACCCCAGAAGAAAAAACCTTAGAATTTCATCAAAGTTACAAGCCGTAGCTGTTGAAACTGCTGAAACAGAGGTAAAAGAtgatatagagtcattattttctaataattcaaatgaggaaattgatTACAGGAGGAGTAACAGGCAAAATACTAGTGGGGCTTCAAGTATTTCATCTGGGGTTAGGCTAGAAAATGTTAGTAAAAGTTATAAAGGTGTTACTGTATTGAAAGATGTGAGTTGGGAGGTAAAAAAAGGTGAAAAAGTAGGTTTAGTAGGTGTAAATGGTGCAGGAAAAACAACCCAATTGAGGATTATATCTGGTTTAGAGGAACCTGATTCAGGGAATGTGATTAAGGCAAAAAATAATATGAAGATTTCATTTTTAAGCCAAGAATTTGAGGTTGAGTCAACAAGAACTGTTAAAGAAGAGTTTATGAGTGCATTTAAAGAGGAAATGGAAGTTGCTGAGAGACTTGAGAAAGTTCAGAAGGCAATTGAGAAATCTGTTGATGATTTGGAGTTGATGGGGAGGCTTTTGGATGAGTTTGATTTGCTGCAAAGGAGAGCACAAGCTGTGGATTTGGATGTTGTGGATGTGAAAATTAATAAAATGATGCCTGAGTTAGGATTTGCTCCTGAGGATGCTGATAGGCTTGTGGCATCATTTAGCAGTGGCTGGCAAATGAGGATGTCTTTAGGGAAGATCTTGCTGCAG GACCCAGACTTGTTACTACTGGATGAACCGACCAATCATCTTGACCTTGATACGATTGAGTGGCTTGAGGGTTATCTTAATAAGCAAGAAGTTCCTATGGTCATTATATCTCATGATCGAGCTTTCCTTGACCAGTTGTGTACAAAAATTGTGGAGACCGATATGGGTGTATCTAGGACATATGAAGGAAATTACTCGGATTTTATTATTTCAAGGGCTGAATGGATTGAAACACAGAATGCTGCATGGGAAAAACAACAGAAGGAAATTGAGCAAACGAGAGGTTTGATAAGTAGGTTAAGTGCCGGAGCAAACTCAGGTCGTGCATCTACTGCTGAAAAG AAGCTGGAAAAACTTCAGGACCAGGAACAAGTTGATAAGCCATTCAttaggaaacaaatgaagattaggTTCCCTGAACGTGAAAGAAGTGGAAGAACAGTTGTAAATGTTAAAAATCTGGAATTTGCCTATGAGGATAAG GTCCTTTTCAAGAATGCAAATTTGACAATTGAGAGAGGAGAGAAAATTGCTATCATTGGTCCTAATGGTTGTGGAAAGAGCACTTTTCTTAAACTGATTATGGGTTCACTGAAACCAACACGAGGTGAAGTTGTGCTTGGGGAGCACAATGTACTACCAAATTACTTTGAGCAGAATCAG GCTGAGGCACTCGATTTGGAAAAAACTGTTCTTGAAACTGTAGCAGAAGCTGCTGATGACTGGAGACTAGATGATATAAAAGGACTCCTTGGACGCTGTAATTTTAAAGCTGACATGCTTGATAGGAAGGTTTCCTTTTTGAGTGGTGGTGAGAAG GCACGTCTAGCCTTCTGTAAGTTCATGGTGACCCCTTCGACTTTGCTTGTACTGGATGAGCCTACCAATCATTTGGATATACCGACAAAAGAGATGCTTGAG GAGGCTATTACGGAGTATAAAGGCACCGTGATAACTGTTTCGCACGATCGGTACTTCATAAAACAGATTGTTAACAGAGTGTTGGAAGTAAAAGATGGCACTTTACATGATTATGAAGGAGATTACGAT TATTATTTGGAGAAAAACCTTGAAGCAAGGGAAAGAGAGCTTGAACGCGAGGCAGAGATTGAGGACAAGTCTCCAAAAGCTAAAGCGAAAT